The nucleotide sequence TTGTTATCCAAAAATAAGATTCAACACAAGTATTTTGGTTATAAATTTTGACTAGGACCTTATTCGGCTCTGGGTTTTCCTTGTTTGACTGATTCCTGTGGTCGCTAATTTCAGCTCGTTAACACCAAGTTGTtgaagaattttcaatttactataAATATCTGTAATTGGGGGATCTCAATGGATTTACAAAggagatatttattaaaaactctTACCAACAGAGGTCTTTGAGTGCAACAGTACTGGTGGATAATTagaattataaatagaaaatgttttttcacaaGTACAGTGCCCTTTTAATAAAGTTTCACTGTATGTATCTCACTATTCTTCCCACTGATTTAATTTACTGATTACAATTTTCTATCagttgaaatagaaataaaacacaAGATTGTTAAAATAGtgtgtattattttaaaaaattgtaaacacgGCCAAACATCAGTTGAGTTGAactttaaaatcagttttttttggaattaaGTCGATccaaagaataaaattgaatgaacCATATgacatttaatatttaataatattaattttttaatatgacATTCAATCTATTAAAAGAggatttgtatgaaaattttgtcaataaataaataccaattaaaaaaaagtttcataaacgatttttaatagctataaatttgaaattaaatatggagtaaattattacaatgtgaaaaatataaactataaattgaatatcaagcaatttttttggtatacTAAAACAAATAGTTGGAgcaaaatttttctgaaatatataataaatacatatatatgtGATAATACTATTCTGGGGGTTTTTTATGGAGCCCCCAACCATGGAAACACTTGGTAAATCTGGTCgattctttatttttcagtgTTAAAAATAGTTTCCTGGGTCTATCAGGCTGTTTAGCTCTAGTATGTTGAATGTAAAcctataaaaacataatttaatgaaaaaaaaaaagaaatatttaccatattatattaattaatctaACAAGAAAACCCAAAACATAGATTTAAAGTTTCCTCCAAAATATGTAGACTCTTCTAGACACCACTCCTTCGAAATACCTCAGCCTTTTGTTGATACAGACAGGTCATTTGCAAAATAGATACTCTACTGTCTCTATGGTTTATGCAGTTGTAGTTCACTGCCATATCTATCAAATGGTATTTGAGGAAGCGGTTATCTGTCAGAAGACCAACCACTAGTTTAAAGTCATTTCTGGATGTCTCGAGTAATTCATATGACTTATTAAATATGATTATGAATCTGGTTGGGTTTCCTCATTGTTTCTGTTAGTTCTTAGCATTTATTACACTCCCAATCTAGCTTAAAATTGCACTCAAAATCACTTTGCTATTGAAGAAAATGTAAATGTATTGTCTAATGATGTCCCTATTTTAATACTCCTGAACATTTATGTTTATTACCAGCAGCTCTGCCTGAAAAAATAGTGGAATGGTCTAAAAAATACCTAATACAGCTCCTTGAGGTAAGTTTGAACCACCAAGGTGCATTTAAAGCTTTAGGAAGATATTTAATGATCCATCATTGGCAGTAATTAATAACTACTTCAGAGGAGATATCTACAACCATCATGCTATGGATTTGGTTCATTTGTTTGTCATTGCTTTTTAGTTATATCAATCCTAAAATCCTCGGGTGACCTTTAAGATGTTTCTATCTGGATTAAACGcacttatatatttttatttaacaattatttcagATCTCGGATTAAAGGGATTTTATTTATGCTTGAATCAggcatttataataaaaattctaacACCATTACTCAAGAGTCGGGCAGTGTATCTAGGAAATACTTACTTGGGCAGATTTTACTGCCAATTTTATTTCTACTTCACTACATTTAGCTCCTAACCATAAAAATACCTGTTCACCGTTATCGAGAATCATAATATCATCATCAGCTAAGTCAtcctgaagaaaaaaaaaatatttgaaataatttttgtattttatatatttccccTTACCTGACAGAAATCTGAACATTTTtcagaaacaataaaatatccTTTTTCGTTGGAGCATCTAAATAACCTTGTATATTCCATAAACGTTGCATCTTGATCGTACGGTTTTTTGCCGCCGAGACCTAACCAGAAAAAGTTATCCGGTTCCTCACCTTCGGATAATACTTGTAACGTCACCCAAGGGCTGTTGAACATTTCTTCTGCTATTTCTTGTATTAACCTAGCTTCGTCCGGATCACTTTTAGAACCTATCCATACATATACAATACCAGAATCATCTTCTTGTTCAAACGGAACATTAAGAATATAactaaaatcgaaaaaatatcaaatttaaccGAATTATTGTGAGGATACACTTACCAAAACGCTGAATTTAAATAAGAAGCATTGGGTTGGATCTGTACTAATCTTGTATACAAAGCACTACCATTCGATCTAAGATGATAAAATTCAAcctcttttttatttgattttttatttctctttccTTGTTTGATGATAAATTTTCTCTTGAAATGTGCCATGAATTTCATGTTCTCTTGTTGTTGATATGTTCTCAAAACTTCCAATTTATCTTGGAAAAGAGCTTTAAATTTCTTTTGCAATGTAAAAGTGAACGTAAGCCAACCCATATTAGATGCATCTCTACCTTGCCAGAAATAACAGACCCATTGGAAATCATCCATTTCATCCTCTAGTGCTGTTTCATCAGTATCGTCCCAATAACGACATAAGAATACGTAACAATCTTGGGAATAGAATGTaccttaaaataaaattatcaacttCACATTATAAATGTAATTTAATACATACCTAATTCTTCTTCTGGCAATCTCACAAACTTCTTTCCTTCCAAAACGAAAGCTTCCATTGCTTCTAAGTCTTCATTCCACTCTTCCATCAATTGTTGAGCTTCTGATAGAGGCATTGGCGGTTGCCTAGGTGTGAAAAGGGCAGTTAAATCTGCTTTAGTCTCTTGTTGTTGTGCCCATTTTATTAGATCAACGCCTGTTTTCTTCACAGATTCAGCAGTCCTAGTGAAATCTACTGCAATCACCTCGTCCCATCCTATAAACTTGGATTTgaatatctgaaaaataaaattatatatattaattataaaattaacacTCCTATTTATTATCTTTGTAAACCTATAGATACTTTTTGTCCTTCAGAAATTTGTCATAAGGATCATTTACAATGAATATAAAAACACCAATTGCAGTGAAATcttcaaaaaacttgaaatattgcCAATTCCTCGTTTGCACATTCTAGAAATCttaaaaaaaacacacaaaaacaAATGTACTAATTGTATACATATGGGGTCAATAAACTATTTACCTATATTTCCGTCTCTTCCGTCGTTTTTTGTTGAGAACATATTTAATGACTTAGTGAtacatttaaacattttatctaaaacattttcaattgatttacATACCTGAGTTTCGGTTCCTTCTCTGACTCTTGTAACTCGTGCGTAATCCGGTCTGTCTATCATATTGAACAATTCCTCTGATAATTTGACAGCAGCGGCATTTACAAGTCTAGTAGATTTCTTACCAATccttacatataaaaaaaagtttttattaattatatgtagAGTAAGAATTATgtgagtataaaaaaattattatgtacacaaagtttttatttctatttgaatcacttttttattttttgtaggagtaggcagattgaggctTTAAAATCAACCAATGGGGGTGATTCATAGTTGTTTGGGATTgtctagaaaaattaaacgaattaggcaagaaaaaaaatgtggCCCTATAATGGGTAGCTGTAACCTCTGGGTTGTTCAGTATCAAAGCCAGAAAGGGAGACACAATAGATCTAGTGTATATGATATCCCAAAATCCATACAGGGGTGATTAATTGCAAGGAGTAGGCatattgagaccacggaattggatcaataaatgaataatgaCCCTACCCCACTCCTCTCTTTataatggctccaaagtggGAACAGACACgtcggaaattttcaaaattccaacacGGTTTAACCCCCACTAGTTCTTttgttcaaaacaatttcaaatgtATATATGAATGTACAATTGATAAACATAAATATGTAATGCTGAATCAATTGGTGCTATATTTATTTAGGTACAaatatatacaacaaaaaaagaacaaattcaCTTACCATACGAAAACATCTAGGTAGCAATCTAATATATACACGTTTTTACTTAAAAGTACCGTATTTACTATTTTGCCTTGGGGCAATTCAACTTGCGGTAGTTCTAAATAACCCATTCCCAACTGTACTTGATAAAGTCTCGGAGGCACAGGAACAAAGTCTGGATCGACATGTTCCTATAAATAAGTATTTAGTGTCATTTTATACATTGtgtatagaaaaagaaaataatttttacaaacatAAATactaaagaaaacaaaaatcttacCTTAAATGGTTCTTCCGGTGGCAACCCATCTTCTATACCTaaatgtttccaaaaatctTTACTTTCACTACCAGCTGCTTCTGTAATAATTTCTGCTTTGTTCTTTCTTTCGTTTTTGTTAATCTTTTCACACATTAATCTAGATTTTGATTTTAACGTGTTTTTCGCTTTTTTACCATTCCAAACAAATATAATCATTCCAGTATCCAATATAAATACGAATCTAGGATCTAAAGAAGATACTGAAACTGATACAGGTTCTAAATGAACTGAAGGTCCAGCCGGGTGGACTCTATATAATCTTGTTTCAAAGTTCTGAAAACATAGAGCAGATTAAGCAAATAATTAGAGAatgttaatatattcaaattcacCATATCTTCAACTGTGTAAAACCCACTGCAAGTTCGGCCTCCTTCAATATAGGTTATAGAAGTTTCAAAAAGACTCAAAAATTCTTCTGATTCTTCACCTTGTTCTTCTCTGATTGTTCGACATTGGGCTCCTAAATAGTTTCTTAAATTAACTGCATGTATCGCAGAACATGCTTTTTTATCTAGctggaataaaaataaagacATGTTAGTAAAAATACTCACTAAGAAACATTAAACTTTTATTCCTTACTGATGCTTTTCCTCcaatccaaaaatatatttcccaagAAAGCGACTGATTTTCATCTAAAGAAGTTTTTAGTACAATATAACAATCGCCTTCGTAAAATTTTCCATATGCTACTTCATCTATGCGGTTTGgtaggaaattttcaatttcccaTATAGTAAGACCGGCAACTTGCCCAGCTTCTTCCTCAAAAAATTCTGAATAGTCAAGAGGGGGTTTTTCCAAAGCTTCATCCCAACGTTTCGGTCTAAAATATAAACAGATTGAAACTTTTCTACTAAATAATGCATTCCAAACATTAATTCAATCAAAAGAAACATACTTACTTTAAAGATTCTACCTTAGTGTCTTCCTGGAtacttctgtttttttctttagcAATATCCTTCAtacctttcaaaatttttgctTGATCCTGATCTGCTTCCTCGTGATCTCTCCTTCCTTTTCTCAAGCGCATTTTTCTTGCTATGGGATCTTTACTTggatctataaaaaatataaaatacaacaaattctTCATTCTGTacgttaaattatttaataaagtatACTGTACTTTGTACGGGTGTTGGAGCTGGTACATGTGCCCCTGCAAGTCTAAGTTGATTttgcaaagaaaaatcgatattataaaattcaattccaGCTCCTCTTGTAGCTTCTACGGGTTTTGGTGGCATAATTAGATCAGGGTTATTCCTCAAATCCAAGGAAACCAAATCTGTTAGAAGATGTACAGCATCTGGTAATGTTATTAGTCTATTTGAGCTTAGGTTCAGTTTTTTCAACGATCCACaccttaaaaaaattggtatcaagaaattcaaatagctatttacataatataaaagaaatatatacaacTTCACaaatatgatattatttatttttataattacattCCAAAATCCCAAAGAGGCTTTAGTGGATTGAGGTTGAGAAAAAACTATTAGCTGGTGATACAATTGCTTGAATTTCAATATCTTCAAGGCAATGGTCACAAATTGTGAGATATGCCATAGAGCTTAGTGCGTAAGAGAAAAGCAAAGGTGTGACTTCTAATAATACTATATACTACAAACTATTACTGATCCATTACTATATGCATACATAGGTAGTATGCTTATATGCTATGCTTATACTTTCTGTATACTGGgatcattttcaataaacaaaatctcTACTAATATATATGTTTGATCATGGATGTTCTCTAGCAAGCTATAATCATGATATGAATAATGGAGATCCAGCTGCAGGCATCCTGGAtgttaattctttttttgtatactGGAGTGGTCTTACCATAATCTCTAGAAAACTATCTTAAGTTGAATAACAGAAGCTCAGTTGAAGGTATTCTTACATTCAGCTCTTGAAAAGTAATTCTCATTTGCATCAATCAAATGTCCATTCGTTGACTCTTTAAAAAGCATAATAGCTATAGCACACTTCTGGatggtaaaataataattttggcaAGCACTAAAGTTATAGTCAGATGACTTGATTTTAATATGAAGCATTTCTTAAATTTACCCAAATTTGGtctttttgtaacaaaaagttttaatcttatcaatatttgaaaaaatcttattttaagCAGAAATTTTGGGTTGTAGTAGAACTAAGCCGGTAAAAGAATGGTGTGggtaaataacaaattatataattttgctGAAGGAAATCTAagatgaaattatttgatttgattattataCAAATAGGTATTAGATGTTGAGGTTACCTGCAGAGTCCTTCTGGAATCATTTCAATCCTGTTATTTGCAGCTGAGAACAATTCTAGATTCCCTAATTTTCCAATTCCAGATGGTATTCCTTCAAAATCTAATTGATTATCATTGATATAGAAACGACGTAATGCTGTTAATTTACATAAAGAAGCCGGAAGATAAGAGATTTGATTATGGGATAAATTTAGGGTTTCTAATTTTTGCCAAGTTTCCATAGCTGAAAATATGAGCACAAAcgttttcaaagaaatattcatttacCATAAAAGGCAatagaattaaatataaaagatgttTTGCCCtgttgaatttgaaatttttgtaatttacatttaaaataataagtacaATAGATCAAATGTATACATTACAAGCAAAATTTATCCTAACAGCCGATTTCATAATACATTCAACCCCCTTTTAACGTCTTGAAGGAGCCTTTACTTGAGACCATTAGAAATCGATTATGGGACCACTTCACTTTAATAACTAAGTTAAAGGCCCTTTAAATGAACCTTTAGTTAAAGTGTCAGTTAGGGTGGGATTATGAAACAGGCTGTAAATGATAAAAGAAGAACTTGAAATAGgaaaaaacattataaagaTGAAATAAATTCCTATGAAGatggaaaattgagaaaaacaaataataatcaaaaacttGATAGAAATAACAAATGGTTTAAAAGTTTTAATCTTACCTGAAGAAAGTTCATTGATTTCATTTTCACTCAAATTGAGTCTTTTCAAATTTGGCAATGAATATAAGGCATCAGGTACTTTGGGCAGGTTATTCTGGGCCAAATCAATATCTGTCAAGTTGATTAAATTCTCCAAGTTTGTAgggaaattattcaaatttctttggGTGTTTCTCATATGTAAAGTTTCTAAATTAAGTAACGAAGGTAATTGTCTAAGCTGAAAATGACCCAAAGGattgttattcaaaattaatgtttgtaAATTAGCAAGCCTCCTAGTCTGTGGTGGAAgagtttctaaattattttcacttaaatcCAAGAATAATAAGTCTGTTAAATTTATGAACAGTGAATTGGGAATTGAttcaattctaaaaaaaattattatttcacacaaaattatcattttttgaatattcactTACTGATTGTTACTCAAATTCAAAACTAGCAAAGATTTAGCTTTATCTAAACCTTCTGGAacttcttttaaattattatggCTAAAATCCAAAGTACTTAATTCTTCCAAGTGAAAAAGCTCTGCAGGAATACCAgaagttttaatattattatgtcTTAAGTTCAGTGTCCGTAAACAGTTTAATTCAGTCAGTTCTCCATATAGTTTCTCAAGATGATTCCTAGTTAAAGACAGGTGTTCTAGTTTTAGAAGATTACCCATTTCTTTTGGGATTTCTTCTAAATTTGTACGATCTAATTTCAGCCATTGCACCCCAGTCATAGAACTTACAGCACAAGGAAATCTATCTCCCTacgaaataaacattaaaattttattcaaaaagttgaaatataaaCTTACACTAAAATCATTTCTAGTAAAGTCGACCCCTCTAACGAAGGGTAAGACACCTGTGTTAGCCATTATTAATGTTTTGCATTAAATGCAGTATCTTATTCTTTATCAGATATTATTACACCATTTTcttaagataaaaatataaatcagtaataaaaatatgagcCACTACTTATGTGTCATCGATGTCATCTTGACATATGTCAAGTTAATACACAGAAATCACTTTTCACGAAAAAGAATACGACTTATAGCATAAGTTTATATAAAAGGGCTATAAAGGTAATTATGTATTTTAAtgtaattcattattatttaatgtaCTGAATAACGTTCATACTTTAAACGTAGATTTTaataaagttcaaaaaaaatACCGGAAGTCAAATCGGCGCATGTCGTGCCGGAAACACGTGCTTCTTTATGTTTGCTCCTGTcaattcaaaatctatttctgcACATGCGTTTGCGCAATGCGctaaagaattgaaattgacaAAATTGGGTCTCTGTTGCTTGTCTTTTAGACAACGTTTTTCCGCCTCGTGCGGTGTTTACGTCGCAAAGACTCGCGAAAAATCCAAAATGCGTTTT is from Diorhabda sublineata isolate icDioSubl1.1 chromosome 1, icDioSubl1.1, whole genome shotgun sequence and encodes:
- the LOC130450288 gene encoding protein flightless-1, with amino-acid sequence MANTGVLPFVRGVDFTRNDFSGDRFPCAVSSMTGVQWLKLDRTNLEEIPKEMGNLLKLEHLSLTRNHLEKLYGELTELNCLRTLNLRHNNIKTSGIPAELFHLEELSTLDFSHNNLKEVPEGLDKAKSLLVLNLSNNQIESIPNSLFINLTDLLFLDLSENNLETLPPQTRRLANLQTLILNNNPLGHFQLRQLPSLLNLETLHMRNTQRNLNNFPTNLENLINLTDIDLAQNNLPKVPDALYSLPNLKRLNLSENEINELSSAMETWQKLETLNLSHNQISYLPASLCKLTALRRFYINDNQLDFEGIPSGIGKLGNLELFSAANNRIEMIPEGLCRCGSLKKLNLSSNRLITLPDAVHLLTDLVSLDLRNNPDLIMPPKPVEATRGAGIEFYNIDFSLQNQLRLAGAHVPAPTPVQNPSKDPIARKMRLRKGRRDHEEADQDQAKILKGMKDIAKEKNRSIQEDTKVESLKPKRWDEALEKPPLDYSEFFEEEAGQVAGLTIWEIENFLPNRIDEVAYGKFYEGDCYIVLKTSLDENQSLSWEIYFWIGGKASLDKKACSAIHAVNLRNYLGAQCRTIREEQGEESEEFLSLFETSITYIEGGRTCSGFYTVEDMNFETRLYRVHPAGPSVHLEPVSVSVSSLDPRFVFILDTGMIIFVWNGKKAKNTLKSKSRLMCEKINKNERKNKAEIITEAAGSESKDFWKHLGIEDGLPPEEPFKEHVDPDFVPVPPRLYQVQLGMGYLELPQVELPQGKIVNTVLLSKNVYILDCYLDVFVWIGKKSTRLVNAAAVKLSEELFNMIDRPDYARVTRVREGTETQIFKSKFIGWDEVIAVDFTRTAESVKKTGVDLIKWAQQQETKADLTALFTPRQPPMPLSEAQQLMEEWNEDLEAMEAFVLEGKKFVRLPEEELGTFYSQDCYVFLCRYWDDTDETALEDEMDDFQWVCYFWQGRDASNMGWLTFTFTLQKKFKALFQDKLEVLRTYQQQENMKFMAHFKRKFIIKQGKRNKKSNKKEVEFYHLRSNGSALYTRLVQIQPNASYLNSAFCYILNVPFEQEDDSGIVYVWIGSKSDPDEARLIQEIAEEMFNSPWVTLQVLSEGEEPDNFFWLGLGGKKPYDQDATFMEYTRLFRCSNEKGYFIVSEKCSDFCQDDLADDDIMILDNGEQVFLWLGAKCSEVEIKLAVKSAQVYIQHTRAKQPDRPRKLFLTLKNKESTRFTKCFHGWGLHKKPPE